The following are from one region of the Staphylococcus argenteus genome:
- a CDS encoding 5-oxoprolinase subunit C family protein: protein MTIKILQPGLFSTIQDKGRSGFEHVGFSGAGAMDQPSFKVAQSLIGNEGPAIEYTVIGPTIQFNTQNTIALTGGTVNATLNCESIPMYTVIFVNKGDILKIGQITEGARGYITFGNPINVPLIAGSYATHTRSGIGGYKGRTLLSNDCITINMNEHFKENIGKCINVNLLPENNIIHILKGPQIESFSEEAIKKLVNLPYTITEQSDRMGYRLEGENVAPINHADIISEPVALGSIQVPNDGQPIILLNDKQTIGGYTKIATVCKFDLGKLAQMKPKDQVQFKWLSFQEAEKKNREQMSILNDILKENLVSPVFDISKMRQTSKKLATLVKGDF from the coding sequence TTGACTATTAAAATCTTACAACCTGGTTTATTTTCAACGATACAAGATAAAGGGCGAAGTGGTTTTGAACATGTAGGATTTTCTGGCGCAGGTGCTATGGATCAGCCTAGTTTTAAAGTTGCACAGTCTTTAATTGGGAACGAAGGACCTGCAATTGAATATACTGTGATAGGACCGACAATTCAGTTTAATACACAAAATACAATTGCACTTACTGGTGGTACTGTAAATGCGACACTTAATTGTGAGTCGATTCCGATGTATACAGTCATATTTGTAAATAAAGGAGATATTTTAAAAATAGGTCAAATCACAGAAGGCGCGCGTGGATATATCACATTTGGTAATCCGATTAATGTTCCTTTAATTGCTGGGAGTTATGCGACACATACTCGAAGTGGTATAGGTGGATATAAAGGTAGAACTTTGCTTTCGAATGATTGTATTACTATAAATATGAACGAACATTTTAAAGAAAATATTGGTAAGTGTATTAACGTAAATTTACTTCCAGAAAACAATATTATACACATACTTAAGGGGCCGCAAATTGAGTCGTTTTCAGAAGAAGCTATAAAAAAACTAGTAAATCTTCCATATACAATAACGGAACAATCAGATCGCATGGGTTATCGCTTGGAAGGTGAAAATGTTGCGCCAATTAACCATGCGGATATTATTTCAGAACCAGTTGCTTTAGGTAGCATTCAGGTACCGAACGACGGACAGCCAATTATTTTGTTGAATGATAAACAAACAATTGGTGGATACACCAAAATTGCAACTGTATGCAAGTTTGACTTGGGAAAATTAGCGCAGATGAAGCCAAAAGACCAGGTACAGTTTAAATGGCTTTCTTTTCAAGAGGCAGAAAAAAAGAATCGAGAACAAATGTCTATACTTAATGATATTTTAAAGGAAAATCTAGTATCACCAGTATTTGATATTTCAAAAATGCGCCAAACTTCTAAAAAATTAGCAACGTTAGTTAAAGGGGACTTTTAA
- the pxpB gene encoding 5-oxoprolinase subunit PxpB, giving the protein MDIRFINEQTIMIYFKNEITEVTYHNVMSMMRWISEKNISEIQDIVPSYRAILIYFDDQAITASKLIENLELTKFNDKNIIDVNQHKRIIKIPVLYGGMFGPDIEEVAEYNQISTKQVIEKHTSRPYLIYMLGFMPGFPYLGGLDESLHTPRRSEPRLKIKAGSVGIANNQTGLYPLDSPGGWQIIGRTPVTVFNSKRNPMTLYEAGDWIHFYEIDEKQYKQIEKNISEDKFNFADLVVTEIDY; this is encoded by the coding sequence GTGGATATAAGATTTATTAACGAGCAAACAATCATGATTTATTTTAAAAATGAAATAACTGAAGTAACTTATCATAATGTCATGTCAATGATGCGTTGGATAAGTGAAAAAAATATTTCAGAGATTCAAGATATTGTGCCATCGTATCGTGCTATTTTAATTTATTTTGATGATCAAGCTATAACAGCTTCAAAATTAATTGAAAATTTAGAACTTACAAAATTCAATGATAAAAATATTATTGATGTGAATCAGCATAAACGTATTATTAAAATACCTGTTCTCTATGGTGGGATGTTTGGTCCAGATATTGAAGAAGTTGCAGAGTATAATCAGATTTCAACTAAACAGGTTATTGAAAAACATACAAGTAGACCTTATTTAATATATATGCTGGGTTTTATGCCTGGATTTCCTTATTTAGGTGGTTTAGATGAATCTCTACATACACCTAGACGTAGTGAACCAAGGCTTAAAATAAAAGCTGGCTCTGTAGGTATTGCGAACAATCAAACAGGATTATACCCACTTGATTCCCCAGGTGGTTGGCAAATTATTGGACGAACTCCAGTTACAGTTTTTAATAGTAAACGTAACCCAATGACTTTATATGAAGCTGGTGATTGGATTCATTTTTATGAAATTGATGAAAAACAATATAAACAAATAGAAAAAAACATTTCTGAAGATAAGTTTAACTTTGCTGATTTGGTGGTGACAGAAATTGACTATTAA
- the greA gene encoding transcription elongation factor GreA, with translation MENQKQYPMTQEGYEKLERELEELKTVKRPEVVEKIKVARSFGDLSENSEYDAAKDEQGFIEQDIQRIEHMLRNALIIEDTGDNNVVQIGKTVTFVELPGDEEESYQIVGSAESDAFNGKISNESPMAKALIGKGLDDEVRVPLPNGGEMNVKIVKIQ, from the coding sequence ATGGAAAATCAAAAGCAATACCCAATGACTCAAGAGGGTTATGAAAAACTAGAACGTGAATTAGAAGAATTAAAAACGGTAAAACGTCCAGAAGTAGTAGAAAAAATTAAAGTAGCACGTTCATTTGGTGACTTATCAGAGAACTCTGAGTATGATGCAGCAAAAGATGAACAAGGATTTATAGAACAAGATATTCAACGTATTGAACATATGTTAAGAAATGCATTAATCATTGAAGATACTGGCGATAACAATGTTGTTCAAATTGGTAAAACTGTAACATTTGTTGAACTACCAGGTGATGAAGAAGAAAGTTACCAAATAGTAGGTTCAGCAGAATCTGATGCTTTTAATGGCAAAATTTCTAACGAATCACCTATGGCTAAAGCATTAATTGGTAAAGGGTTAGATGATGAAGTACGTGTACCTTTACCGAATGGTGGAGAAATGAACGTTAAGATTGTTAAAATTCAATAA
- the udk gene encoding uridine kinase, producing the protein MKATTIIGIAGGSGSGKTTVTNEIMKNLEGHSVALLAQDYYYKDQTHLTFEERLETNYDHPFAFDNDLLIENLKDLKSGKAVEVPTYDYASHTRSDITIDFKPKDVIIVEGIFALENKVLRDMMDVKIYVDTDADLRILRRLTRDTKERGRSMDSVINQYLSVVRPMHDQFIEPTKKYADIIIPEGGSNKVAIDIMTTKIQSLVSKQ; encoded by the coding sequence ATGAAGGCTACTACAATCATTGGTATAGCTGGTGGATCAGGCTCAGGTAAGACAACTGTAACAAATGAAATAATGAAAAATTTAGAAGGGCATAGTGTGGCTTTATTAGCGCAAGATTACTACTATAAAGACCAGACGCACTTGACTTTCGAAGAGCGACTAGAAACCAATTATGACCATCCGTTTGCGTTTGATAACGATTTGTTAATTGAAAATCTTAAAGATTTAAAAAGTGGCAAAGCAGTAGAAGTACCTACTTATGATTATGCTAGTCATACAAGAAGTGACATTACCATTGATTTTAAACCTAAAGATGTTATCATCGTAGAAGGTATTTTTGCTTTAGAAAACAAGGTATTACGTGATATGATGGATGTTAAAATATATGTTGATACAGATGCTGATTTAAGAATATTACGTCGTTTAACACGAGATACTAAGGAACGCGGTCGTTCAATGGATTCTGTAATCAATCAATATTTAAGTGTTGTTAGACCTATGCATGACCAATTTATTGAACCAACGAAGAAATATGCTGATATAATTATTCCTGAAGGTGGTAGCAATAAAGTTGCAATAGATATCATGACAACGAAAATTCAATCTTTAGTTAGTAAACAATAG
- a CDS encoding peptidase U32 family protein: protein MKTIEEIKSTPKTVMKKPELLAPAGNLEKLKIAVHYGADAVFLGGQEYGLRSNADNFTMEEIAEGVEFANRYGAKIYVTTNIIAHDENIEGLETYLRNLEKTGATGIIVADPLIIETCKEVAPNLEIHLSTQQSLSNYKAVEYWKEEGLDRVVLARETGAMEMREMKEKVDIEIEAFIHGAMCIAYSGRCTLSNHMTARDSNRGGCCQSCRWDYELLEVDDNGELDVFYNQGEVTPFAMSPKDLKLIESIPQMMDIGVDSLKIEGRMKSIHYIATVVSVYRKVIDAYAADPENFKINPEWLIELDKCANRDTAPAFFEGTPGYEEQMFGQQQSKKSPFDFCGLVLDYNEDTKIATIQQRNNFKPGQEIEFFGPEIETFTQVVEAIYDEEGNSLDAARHPLQIVQIKVDRPIYPNNMMRKEIG from the coding sequence ATGAAAACAATAGAAGAGATTAAATCAACTCCTAAAACAGTTATGAAGAAACCAGAATTATTAGCACCAGCAGGTAACTTAGAAAAATTAAAAATTGCTGTTCATTATGGTGCAGATGCGGTATTTTTAGGTGGCCAAGAATACGGGTTACGATCTAATGCTGATAATTTCACAATGGAAGAAATAGCTGAAGGTGTTGAATTTGCGAATCGTTACGGTGCTAAAATTTATGTAACAACGAATATAATTGCACATGATGAGAACATTGAAGGTTTAGAAACATATTTACGTAATTTGGAAAAAACTGGCGCAACAGGTATTATTGTTGCAGACCCATTAATTATAGAAACTTGTAAAGAAGTTGCACCAAATCTTGAAATTCATTTATCAACACAACAATCACTTTCAAATTACAAAGCTGTTGAGTATTGGAAAGAAGAAGGATTAGATCGTGTTGTACTAGCACGTGAAACAGGCGCAATGGAAATGCGTGAAATGAAAGAAAAAGTTGACATTGAAATTGAAGCATTTATCCATGGTGCGATGTGTATTGCTTATTCAGGTAGATGCACATTAAGTAATCATATGACTGCAAGAGATTCGAATCGTGGTGGATGTTGTCAAAGTTGCCGTTGGGATTATGAACTATTAGAAGTTGATGATAACGGTGAACTTGATGTATTTTATAATCAAGGTGAGGTAACACCATTTGCGATGAGTCCTAAAGATTTAAAATTAATCGAATCTATTCCTCAAATGATGGATATAGGTGTGGATTCATTAAAAATTGAAGGGCGTATGAAATCAATTCATTATATTGCGACAGTTGTCTCAGTATATCGTAAAGTTATTGATGCCTATGCAGCTGACCCTGAAAACTTCAAAATTAACCCAGAGTGGTTAATTGAATTAGATAAGTGTGCAAATAGAGATACTGCGCCAGCATTTTTTGAAGGAACGCCAGGTTACGAAGAGCAAATGTTTGGTCAGCAACAATCGAAAAAGTCGCCATTTGATTTTTGTGGATTAGTATTAGATTATAATGAAGATACAAAAATTGCGACGATTCAACAACGTAATAATTTTAAACCGGGTCAAGAAATTGAATTCTTTGGTCCAGAAATTGAAACATTTACACAAGTAGTAGAAGCAATTTATGATGAAGAAGGTAACAGCTTAGACGCGGCGCGCCATCCATTACAAATCGTTCAAATCAAAGTGGATCGCCCGATATATCCAAACAACATGATGAGAAAGGAAATTGGCTAA
- a CDS encoding peptidase U32 family protein translates to MTELLVTPKSLSHMETLIEKGADAFVIGEQKFGLRLPGEFNRQQMTEAVALAHENGKKVYTAVNGLFHNYHLDAVEDYINFLHEIRVDRIIFGDPAVVMYVKAQENPIPLHWNAETLVTNHFQCNYWGKRGASRAVLARELNLDEIINIKENSDVEIEVQVQGMTCMFQSKRMLLGNYYTFQDRQMKIERRNDEQSLLLYDEERQNNYPVYEDYNGTHIMSPNDICLIEELAPFFEAGIDAFKIDGILQTEEYINVVTEQYRQAIDLYNEDPEIYEDEKFMLMDPIEEIQPDHRPFDEGFLYKQTVY, encoded by the coding sequence ATGACAGAATTACTTGTCACACCCAAGTCATTAAGCCATATGGAAACACTTATTGAAAAAGGTGCAGATGCTTTTGTAATTGGTGAACAAAAGTTTGGCTTAAGACTTCCTGGGGAGTTCAATAGACAACAAATGACAGAAGCTGTTGCATTAGCACATGAAAATGGCAAAAAAGTATACACAGCAGTAAATGGTTTATTCCATAATTATCATTTAGATGCTGTAGAAGATTATATTAATTTTTTACATGAAATAAGAGTGGATAGAATTATATTCGGAGATCCAGCTGTAGTGATGTATGTTAAAGCTCAAGAAAATCCAATTCCGCTTCATTGGAATGCAGAGACGTTAGTAACAAATCATTTTCAATGTAATTACTGGGGTAAAAGAGGTGCGTCTAGAGCAGTTTTAGCACGTGAATTAAATTTAGATGAAATCATAAATATAAAAGAAAATTCAGATGTTGAAATAGAAGTACAAGTCCAAGGTATGACATGTATGTTCCAATCTAAACGTATGTTACTTGGTAATTACTACACTTTCCAAGATCGTCAGATGAAAATAGAACGTCGCAATGATGAACAATCTTTATTACTTTACGATGAAGAAAGACAAAATAATTATCCTGTATATGAAGATTATAATGGAACACATATTATGTCACCGAATGATATTTGCTTAATTGAAGAATTAGCACCATTTTTTGAAGCTGGTATAGATGCTTTTAAAATCGATGGTATTTTACAAACAGAAGAATATATAAATGTTGTAACGGAACAGTATCGTCAAGCGATAGATTTGTACAATGAAGACCCTGAAATTTATGAGGATGAGAAATTTATGTTGATGGATCCAATAGAAGAAATTCAACCTGATCATCGCCCATTTGACGAAGGTTTCTTATATAAACAGACAGTATACTAA
- a CDS encoding O-methyltransferase, protein MDDLNKKYLIDLHQHQNSPIEVLRDFAITNEVPIVDRLTLDLIKQLIRMNKVKNILEIGTAIGYSSMQFASLSNDINVTTIERNETMIKYAKQNFADYKLGNQIRLIEGNALEQFENVNDKVYDMIFIDAAKAQSKKFFEIYTPLLKQQGLVITDNVLYHGFVSDIGIVRSRNVRQMVKKVQDYNEWLIQQPGYTTNFLNIDDGLAISIKGE, encoded by the coding sequence ATGGATGATCTAAATAAAAAATATTTAATAGATTTACATCAACATCAAAATAGTCCTATTGAAGTATTGCGTGACTTTGCAATAACAAATGAAGTGCCAATTGTTGATCGTTTAACTTTAGATTTGATTAAACAACTTATTCGAATGAATAAAGTAAAAAACATTTTAGAAATTGGAACAGCAATAGGTTATAGTTCTATGCAATTTGCCTCATTATCTAATGATATTAATGTCACTACGATAGAGCGTAATGAGACGATGATTAAGTATGCGAAACAAAATTTTGCTGACTATAAACTTGGAAACCAAATTCGTTTAATAGAAGGTAATGCATTAGAGCAATTTGAAAATGTAAATGATAAAGTTTATGATATGATATTTATTGATGCAGCAAAAGCGCAATCGAAGAAGTTTTTTGAAATATATACACCACTTTTAAAACAACAAGGTCTCGTTATTACAGATAATGTTTTATACCACGGTTTCGTATCAGATATTGGAATCGTTAGGTCGAGAAATGTAAGACAGATGGTTAAAAAAGTTCAAGATTATAATGAGTGGTTAATACAGCAACCGGGATATACAACGAATTTTTTAAATATAGATGACGGATTAGCGATTTCAATTAAAGGAGAATGA
- a CDS encoding DUF1292 domain-containing protein, producing MTEHNHDSQLEINNEEELLTLFDEEGNEVLYRKVLEFYHPEFKKEYVILAEEGAQSDEDDMIELVPMINEPDESGDGGKLVPIETDEEWDMIEEVVNTEMEE from the coding sequence ATGACTGAACATAATCATGATTCACAACTAGAAATTAATAACGAAGAAGAACTATTAACTTTATTTGATGAAGAAGGTAATGAAGTTTTATACCGTAAAGTATTAGAATTTTATCACCCAGAATTCAAGAAAGAATACGTTATTTTAGCAGAAGAAGGTGCACAATCAGATGAAGATGACATGATTGAACTTGTACCAATGATTAACGAACCAGATGAGTCAGGTGACGGTGGTAAATTAGTGCCAATCGAAACTGATGAAGAATGGGATATGATTGAAGAAGTCGTTAATACGGAAATGGAAGAATAA